Sequence from the Metopolophium dirhodum isolate CAU chromosome 2, ASM1992520v1, whole genome shotgun sequence genome:
ctttttaatacaaataaatataatatagtaattggTAAAATGACGTGTTTCGATAGccatgttaattaaaaatagtttcatattTGAATTAGATACTTTTTGTGATTCTGAtacttaatttttgatttaagacCCAACGCTCAACCATTTTCATCCGATATCACTTCAACAATATGCATTCTAGATGAAAATgcacataaatatattgtgttttgtaaaacaaaataatgcgtatcaggttaaaaataaataagctgGTATTTCAAACGTTCAAAGTTCCTATATTAAATCTAATTCTTGTTTTAGTTATTATCCTTATCTACTACctgtagcataatataatagtttgaattcaaatttaacacatccaatACAGTGGTTTTCTCAATGATAAGGTACACTCGACCTTGCCTACAGTAAAGCGAGATCaccaatttttgttttcatcgTTATATCAATggttcattttaaatatattagtatgctaatgtgttattatattattttcataaatataaaataatttattaatttaataaatatattttgtatacattttagggcgttattcgtttttataattttagacttttgtaaattcaatttaaagtaTCTTTGCATAGAATCGAAATAAACGACAGGAATCAGTGTGCTTTTCAATTCaaactgaatattttgaatttatgaaaaacattgttttttattataatacaagacctttaataaaatgtatattgtaaggAAAGATTCATCGACCAGCCGTTGACGTAGCAATTCAAATATCAGTGGCTCGGAAACGTCCTCACCAACGTATTTTTTGTCTAGTAAATCGTCAATCTTATTATTTCCATCgtttcaatttcaatatttttctaaatttcagGAAGAAAAAACGCACATTTGCAGCATCTGgaccaatataataatgtgcaaTCTACCATCAGATACCTAACCTTACTGCAGATGATACTACAACATACTACAGTAAATATAACACTTTAATACGATCGATTGGAAACAGAATACCTAATAACTTATCGTCGAACACGCGACGGCTTACCTGCGGAAATCTCTGCTCCAGCAGGCGTAGATCACGGGGTTCATGCCACTGTTGATCCACCCGAGCCAGGCGACCACGGACGATAGAAGTTGGTCCTTGAACACGCAGCTCTCGTCGCAGAACCCGGACAGCAGGTTGACGACGAAAAACGGTAGCCAGCAGACGATGAACACGCCCATGACGATGCCCAGCGTTTTGGCTGCCTTCTTCTCGCGGGACAGCTTGCTCAGCTTCCGACTAAGGGAAAAGTTTTTCTGCAGCTGATGAGCTCGCGTGTAGCCTCCGCTACCACCGTGTGCTGCCGACGCCGACGTGGTAGTCCCGCCGCCCCTATGTATTCGGAGCGTGAGTTCCATCCGACCGCCGCCGgctccaccaccaccacctccgCCACCTCCACCGCCACCACCTCCACCACCTCCGGAACCGCCACCGGACGACGGGGTGGATGACAGCACTTTGGTGCCCAGCCGCTGGCACCGGGTCTGCGTGACGGCTGCCGTGTAGATCTTGTAATACGTGAACACCATGACCAGCAGTGGCACGTAAAACGATATGGTGGACGAGAATATCAGGTAACCGGTGCTGTTTGTGAACGGGCACGTGTTGCTGGGAACGGGTTCGGTGCGGACCAGCCGCCACCATATGATGGCCGGGAAGCTGATGACGCCACTACACACCCACACGGCGGCGATCAGCCGGTACGCCCGCTTCCGGCTCATTTTCGTCGGGTACGTGAACGGATCGGTGATGGCCCAGTACCGGTCCAGCGATATCACGCACAGGTTCAGTATGGACGCTGTGCTGAACAACACGTCCAGCGACCGCCAGACGTCGCACGCGTTTATGCCGAACGTCCAGTAGTGGTCGAGTACTTCCTGCACGGCGCTCACCGGCATCACCACAAGCCCGACCAGGAAGTCAGCGAAAGCCAGAGACGTGATGAAGTAATTGGTCGCCGTGTGCAGATACCGCTCCCGGACCACAGCGATGATGACCAGACAGTTGCCGAACACGGTCACCATGCAGAACACCATCAGCACCGCTGACAGCGGGAACCGGTCACCGAAAGTTGACCGGCAGGGGACCGCCTCCTCCGTGCCCATCGGGTCCTCGTAGTCGGCCGTACCGTTTACCAACGCAACCATTGTCGTCCAGTTCATCTTtttctctctctatatatatatatatatatatatggtacgTAAGAAGTTGTTACTCGGTGTATAGAGTCGCTATTCCGAAAAATCGTCACTGGAACACACAATGTAAAATTCAGGGTGTTAAAATTGTTCACGAATAATGTTCgttcaaaaaataatagattagtTCACTCTAGTCATAAATTCCttaattagtaggtaggtaggtacttataaactaCGATACGTCTCATGTTCTGTATAATGGGGATGTTATACTTTTTCAActtacaacaaataaataaaaaattattacatagtatattacaattattaatgcaCTTGtctattatattcaattattttaacttttataattccaaGTTAATTTTGCTAAATTTCACATTTATTAGAAGacgaattttgattaaaattaaataatgtttataattttaaaaatcactcATTTTCCAATACCTTATTGTCCCATAATGCTGCAATATCTAGTAACTTaaagtatagatatattttttttgatccatatattaaaaacaaagataATAAACGGTAATACGGATTTTTCCctatcaataataagtatttgtcGAGGAATGTTTCTGTTcatagaatttttaataaattcaacgCCATCtgttttttgtatgtatttttatagagAAATGTTCAATCAATTGATCTACTTttgttcaaacaatttttttaccaGCGCATCACGTTGCAATCGttcaaaagttatttacaaCGAATCCCTACTATTGATGCAACGCAGGAActtgacttatatttattttatacttatgacTACTCGAGTATTATCAAATCCAAACTTCCCAAACGATTACCTATTTCATCTCTAGTCATAAGCCAACTCGTctagttttaatataacattaattttatagtaaatatcatTCATCTGTTCATTGCATCGTCGGTGGTTGTTGTTTGAGTTTGAATAATACATTGTTTGCTACGTACCTATACCGTTGCAATGAGTCATCATAAGAAAACAAACTAGGTTAAGTAAGGTTTGAATTTTGGCTTAGTTCATGccattgttgtattattattattactatgaattatgattattatgattattttagatttatagaTTCATGTTTTTGTTTGATATAGGTCATTTATTATAGATCGGTGCATTTGTCATTATAGACACAGGTAAATATATACCGTACGATCGTCactctatatttttatttttcattgacaTATTTTACCCCTCGCCTgtgtgttgtattttttttaagaacaccatcttatgaaattaaattatatattatgatatagtttaaaatattattttaggaaaTTACACCGGCTATCTATTGCctcatttattttaaaccactAAGATATTAATAGTGAAATTTTagacaaaatttaatttcaaccaTCAAATTATATAGGTGCATATGTGTGTAATTACTAGAACTATTAATGAacaaaaacacatttatttagTTGCATTAATGAAATGtgtagaattattaaatttgaagaaatattaaaataatataaatatttgtattatctaCATCAGAGGTTTCCGACCCATGGCCCTCATCATTGAATTCACTAATGGGTTAAATGAGGTTTTTCAGCCCCCTTAGTTATTTTCactacttaaaaatattctttttttaaaaggtatatattataacgtatatttttttaaatatccctGGGTTCCGTGATGAGAAACACAATTTtagggtacctatattaaaacatttaaaactgtaatcagaccttaattataatataatgatgtgcAAACATAATGCCCAGTGATATGTATATACCGATAACCCGCATTGTTCTAATATGTTGTTGTATACTTCACCCGGGTGGTTTGatgtaaattataagttttattgactcgaataaaataaagtataaaacgaaaaaaggtTAGCATACTTTGAAAGTTGTTTTATATAGTTCCGTTAacactttgtaaaaaaaaaattaaaatgaaacaaCAACACATATGTGCTTAAAGAGATATACAGTTACTGCTATATAACGGTATCATGTTCCTTTAACTGTCATGTCATGTATTTTAATGACACGGTAATCTGAATCCTAAATCAGACGGAGCGAGGGTTGTAACAAAATGTACCGTTTAGTCTGTTGAATAACATCTCGCAAGGAACTATAAATCATGTTTATTCAAATATCTTCAAAAAATACGCGAGCGCCTTGACAATATGAGCGCGTATAGTG
This genomic interval carries:
- the LOC132938459 gene encoding dopamine receptor 2 is translated as MNWTTMVALVNGTADYEDPMGTEEAVPCRSTFGDRFPLSAVLMVFCMVTVFGNCLVIIAVVRERYLHTATNYFITSLAFADFLVGLVVMPVSAVQEVLDHYWTFGINACDVWRSLDVLFSTASILNLCVISLDRYWAITDPFTYPTKMSRKRAYRLIAAVWVCSGVISFPAIIWWRLVRTEPVPSNTCPFTNSTGYLIFSSTISFYVPLLVMVFTYYKIYTAAVTQTRCQRLGTKVLSSTPSSGGGSGGGGGGGGGGGGGGGGGAGGGRMELTLRIHRGGGTTTSASAAHGGSGGYTRAHQLQKNFSLSRKLSKLSREKKAAKTLGIVMGVFIVCWLPFFVVNLLSGFCDESCVFKDQLLSSVVAWLGWINSGMNPVIYACWSRDFRRAYGRILCVCCPRKVRRKYRRPLRYRSSQYMGASMVLAPATVTYATVNQQDMFNI